A stretch of Macadamia integrifolia cultivar HAES 741 chromosome 7, SCU_Mint_v3, whole genome shotgun sequence DNA encodes these proteins:
- the LOC122084725 gene encoding ankyrin repeat-containing protein At5g02620-like, translating to MADVNDDNASEIPLPASAEVNHDNASGRPLLVSIVDNAKMTASQAHIMVDEDASTIFNDKRTGYLLDNGGNNFLHLLVAENKRMDEDVKEEIIPELSEIDFSWEVLLNQPNNGGNTPLHLATFSRSIDCVRALTNARVDKTAKNNMNLTPYDIAHYLYKSSNQQKHKFLDKWWKIKKRVCPNEEFSLQSSEPSLWIKTLVPKFVPIAKEDEEDEDDEKYRKRVSKTHMLVATLIATVSLAAAFQIPGGFEIAGEKKGMAVLAGEITFRGFVVTNMIALSCSVLTLVILDTKVVFYG from the exons ATGGCCGACGTCAACGATGACAATGCATCAGAGATACCTTTACCTGCATCTGCTGAGGTCAACCATGACAATGCATCAGGGAGACCTTTACTTGTATCTATTGTTGACAACGCCAAAATGACAGCCTCACAAGCACATATTATGGTGGACGAGGATGCATCTACTATTTTCAATGACAAAAGAACAG GATATCTATTAGATAATGGAGGAAATAATTTTCTTCACCTACTTGTAGCAGAGAACAAGAGGATGGACGAGGATGTTAAAGAAGAAATTATTCCGGAGCTATCAGAAATTGATTTTTCGTGGGAGGTACTTTTAAACCAACCGAATAATGGCGGCAATACACCCTTGCATCTTGCCACCTTTTCCAGAAGTATAGATTGTGTACGTGCTCTGACAAATGCAAGAGTAGATAAGACAGCCAAGAACAACATGAACTTGACACCTTATGACATTGCTCACTATCTATACAAATCCTCAAATCAACAAAAG CACAAATTCCTTGACAAGTGgtggaaaattaaaaaaagggtgtGTCCGAATGAAGAGTTCTCTCTCCAATCAAGTGAGCCATCCCTGTGGATAAAAACTTTGGTACCTAAATTTGTGCCAATAGCtaaagaagatgaggaagatgaagatgatgaaaaatATCGTAAAAGGGTTTCCAAGACACATATGCTAGTGGCAACACTGATTGCCACTGTATCTCTTGCTGCGGCTTTCCAAATTCCAGGAGGTTTTGAGATTGCTGGAGAAAAGAAAGGCATGGCAGTTCTGGCAGGAGAAATAACTTTCAGGGGTTTTGTGGTAACAAATATGATAGCACTTTCATGTTCTGTGCTCACTCTAGTAATTCTTGATACAAAAGTTGTTTTCTATGGTTGA
- the LOC122083080 gene encoding histone H3.2, translated as MARTKQTARKSTGGKAPRKQLATKAARKSAPATGGVKKPHRFRPGTVALREIRKYQKSTELLIRKLPFQRLVREIAQDFKTDLRFQSSAVSALQEAAEAYLVGLFEDTNLCAIHAKRVTIMPKDIQLARRIRGERA; from the coding sequence ATGGCTAGAACAAAGCAAACAGCAAGAAAATCCACGGGAGGAAAGGCTCCTCGCAAGCAGCTTGCAACGAAGGCAGCTAGGAAATCGGCTCCGGCAACCGGAGGTGTAAAGAAACCCCATCGATTTAGGCCTGGAACAGTTGCCCTTCGAGAGATCAGAAAGTATCAGAAAAGTACAGAATTGTTGATACGGAAGCTGCCCTTTCAGCGACTCGTCCGTGAAATCGCTCAGGACTTCAAGACCGATCTTCGATTCCAGAGCAGTGCCGTTTCTGCTCTACAAGAGGCTGCTGAGGCTTATCTTGTGGGTCTCTTTGAGGATACAAATCTTTGTGCTATTCATGCCAAGAGGGTCACTATTATGCCTAAAGATATCCAGCTCGCTCGTAGGATCCGGGGTGAAAGAGCTTAG